One segment of Synergistaceae bacterium DNA contains the following:
- a CDS encoding 4Fe-4S binding protein, which yields MRRKIIQLYSALLYNAHVKGFITGEIYRGNTKFACVPGLNCYSCPGAVGACPLGALQNALIASNHRIGYYVIGIILLYGVILGRTVCGWLCPMGLLQEIFYKIPTHKISKSKFTRKLSYLKYFFLALLVILVPLLYKFPGFCKYICPAGTLEGAGGLLVNPVNDKLFAMLGILFTSKFAIMIFIVMACVFCYRAFCRFICPLGAIYGLFNKFSVIGVKVDENFCTHCGRCINSCKMDVKFVGDCECINCGECIKSCSYKAISFKFSNVLKSRIICGLAIILLCAAMIFYNLPEPEKIAPVGHEIGERLENFEITCIDGTKFNLADNFGKVIIINLWATYCAPCVKELPFFDSLYRANKENLAVIAVHSSLTTEDPAEFLAKYDFSIKFAVDTEDDKIWEIVKGSATLPQTIVINRKGEIIYNQVGSVTSEMLAALYDKASK from the coding sequence ATGAGACGAAAAATTATACAACTTTACAGCGCGCTTTTATATAATGCACACGTGAAGGGCTTTATAACTGGCGAAATTTATCGAGGCAACACAAAATTTGCGTGTGTTCCAGGATTAAATTGTTATTCGTGTCCTGGTGCTGTGGGTGCCTGCCCATTAGGTGCGCTGCAAAATGCTTTAATCGCGTCAAATCACAGAATCGGCTATTACGTAATCGGAATAATTTTACTTTACGGCGTTATACTTGGCCGGACTGTGTGTGGGTGGCTGTGTCCTATGGGGTTGCTTCAGGAAATATTTTATAAGATTCCGACTCATAAAATCTCAAAGTCGAAATTTACTCGCAAACTTTCATATTTGAAATATTTTTTTCTCGCATTACTTGTGATTCTTGTGCCGTTATTGTATAAATTTCCCGGATTCTGTAAATATATTTGTCCGGCGGGGACTCTTGAGGGTGCTGGAGGTCTGCTTGTGAATCCCGTCAATGATAAATTATTTGCTATGCTGGGGATTCTTTTCACGAGCAAATTTGCAATAATGATATTTATCGTGATGGCTTGCGTTTTCTGTTACAGAGCGTTTTGCAGGTTTATTTGTCCGTTAGGTGCGATTTATGGATTATTTAACAAATTTAGCGTTATCGGCGTTAAAGTCGACGAAAATTTTTGCACTCATTGCGGAAGGTGTATAAATTCCTGCAAAATGGACGTAAAATTTGTAGGTGACTGCGAGTGCATTAATTGCGGAGAATGTATTAAATCATGCAGTTATAAAGCGATTTCGTTCAAGTTTAGTAATGTGCTGAAGTCTCGAATAATTTGCGGTCTTGCAATAATTTTATTGTGTGCTGCTATGATATTTTATAACTTGCCTGAACCCGAAAAAATTGCGCCGGTTGGTCATGAAATAGGAGAAAGACTCGAAAATTTTGAGATTACTTGCATTGACGGGACAAAATTTAATTTAGCTGACAATTTCGGCAAAGTGATAATAATAAATTTATGGGCGACTTACTGTGCACCATGCGTTAAAGAATTGCCATTTTTTGACTCTCTTTATCGCGCGAATAAAGAAAATCTTGCAGTTATCGCCGTGCATTCGTCATTAACAACGGAAGACCCTGCAGAATTTCTCGCAAAATATGATTTCTCGATAAAATTTGCTGTCGACACAGAAGACGATAAAATTTGGGAAATCGTGAAAGGCTCTGCGACTCTGCCTCAAACTATAGTAATTAATCGTAAGGGAGAAATTATTTATAATCAGGTCGGATCAGTAACGTCTGAAATGTTAGCGGCTCTCTACGATAAAGCAAGTAAGTAA